A genome region from Defluviimonas aquaemixtae includes the following:
- a CDS encoding phosphoadenosine phosphosulfate reductase has product MQNGKTCATDIGELSDGSWFARIEKIGQEQGYFQWLGDAHAGVFVDAGRTLLVTFETVDGIRRNQPGQLPLGYQVAKGRQWSHLCLIARRATWYRDKAVYAFFDRLVDDGFFEEFDKVVFYGAGMAGYAAAAFSVTAPGATVILAAPQATLDPEVTGWDPRFLELRRTSFNDRYGYAPDMTEGAGPVFVIYDPEQNLDAMHAALFKRSHVTLLPCRNLGRDIGGALEAMRILPSVLTTACTGSFDRHLFRIFYRARRNYRPYLRGLLARLEADGRTWLAALLCRNVADRLSGAEKFEARLALLESQLESSGQSLPSARSRQ; this is encoded by the coding sequence ATGCAGAACGGTAAGACTTGCGCAACGGACATTGGCGAGTTGTCCGATGGCAGTTGGTTTGCGCGTATCGAGAAGATCGGCCAGGAGCAGGGCTATTTCCAGTGGCTGGGCGACGCCCATGCCGGCGTCTTCGTCGATGCTGGCCGCACGCTTCTGGTCACCTTCGAGACGGTGGACGGCATTCGCCGGAACCAACCCGGTCAGCTGCCGCTTGGCTATCAGGTGGCCAAGGGGCGCCAGTGGTCGCATCTGTGCCTGATCGCGCGGCGCGCCACCTGGTACCGCGACAAGGCCGTCTACGCCTTCTTCGACAGGCTCGTCGATGACGGCTTCTTCGAAGAATTCGATAAGGTCGTGTTCTATGGTGCGGGCATGGCGGGCTACGCGGCGGCGGCCTTTTCCGTCACCGCGCCCGGCGCGACCGTGATCCTTGCCGCGCCCCAGGCGACACTCGACCCAGAAGTGACCGGCTGGGACCCTCGGTTCCTCGAGTTGCGCCGAACCTCGTTCAATGACCGCTACGGATACGCCCCCGACATGACGGAAGGCGCCGGGCCGGTCTTCGTGATCTACGATCCCGAGCAGAACCTCGACGCCATGCACGCCGCGCTCTTCAAGCGGTCGCATGTCACACTTCTGCCGTGCCGCAATCTGGGCCGCGACATCGGCGGCGCGCTTGAGGCGATGCGCATCCTGCCCTCGGTGCTGACAACCGCCTGCACCGGCAGCTTCGACCGCCATCTCTTTCGCATCTTCTACCGCGCGCGGCGCAACTACCGTCCCTATCTGCGCGGGCTTCTGGCCCGGCTGGAAGCCGACGGGCGGACCTGGCTCGCCGCACTTCTGTGCCGCAACGTGGCAGACCGGCTGAGCGGCGCGGAGAAGTTTGAAGCCCGCCTCGCCCTGCTCGAAAGCCAGCTCGAATCCTCCGGCCAATCCCTGCCGTCAGCCCGATCCAGGCAATAG
- a CDS encoding glycosyltransferase family 2 protein, producing the protein MSGSEYSILAVLTVRNEAAFLIDWLAHHRKSGFTDFLVFSNDCEDGTDAMLDRLQAMGWLTHVENEGPHPKGVQWSALKAADAHPLKARADWVLFLDIDEYVNIHVGDRTVGSLLAELPDATAIPMTWRLFGNDGIRAYDDRPVTEQFMRAAPVVMGWPWRAAMFKTLFLNDGSYGKLGVHRPRQPDRARMGAQRWYDGSGRPMPPDYHTGRIFSHYGRDNYRLVQLNHYALGAMESYVLKCDRGRANREASAFDLSYWVERNFSAEEDRSIAAMAPRSDPLRSELRADPELGRLHEAAVAWRHARFNALMREEAWRSLYGRLLMTSPSRVLTEDEHRFLTSHATATRPGNARETEPDGRDY; encoded by the coding sequence ATGTCCGGGTCTGAGTATTCGATCCTCGCGGTCCTAACGGTACGCAATGAAGCAGCGTTCCTGATAGACTGGCTCGCCCATCACCGAAAAAGCGGGTTTACCGATTTTCTCGTCTTCTCGAATGACTGCGAGGACGGGACTGACGCGATGCTCGACCGGCTCCAGGCAATGGGCTGGCTGACCCATGTGGAGAACGAAGGGCCCCATCCGAAGGGTGTGCAGTGGTCGGCGCTCAAGGCCGCCGACGCCCATCCCTTGAAGGCGCGGGCGGATTGGGTGCTGTTCCTCGACATCGACGAATACGTGAACATCCACGTCGGGGATCGCACCGTCGGGTCGCTTCTGGCCGAGCTGCCCGACGCGACCGCCATACCCATGACATGGCGGCTCTTCGGCAATGACGGCATTCGCGCCTATGACGACCGCCCGGTCACCGAGCAGTTCATGCGCGCTGCGCCCGTCGTTATGGGTTGGCCCTGGCGCGCGGCCATGTTCAAGACGCTGTTTCTGAATGACGGCAGCTACGGCAAGCTGGGTGTGCACCGCCCGCGCCAGCCGGACCGTGCGCGGATGGGCGCTCAGCGCTGGTACGACGGATCCGGGCGGCCTATGCCCCCCGACTATCACACCGGCCGTATCTTCTCGCACTACGGGCGCGACAATTACCGGCTCGTCCAATTGAACCACTACGCGCTCGGCGCGATGGAGAGCTATGTTCTGAAGTGCGACCGGGGGCGCGCCAACCGCGAGGCGTCCGCTTTCGACCTGTCCTATTGGGTCGAGCGCAACTTCAGCGCTGAGGAGGATCGCTCGATCGCCGCAATGGCCCCCCGATCGGACCCGCTCAGGTCCGAGCTTCGCGCCGATCCCGAGCTTGGCCGACTTCACGAGGCCGCCGTGGCGTGGCGTCACGCGCGCTTCAATGCGCTGATGCGCGAGGAGGCGTGGCGTAGCCTCTACGGTCGTCTGCTGATGACGTCGCCGAGCCGGGTTCTGACTGAGGACGAACATCGATTCCTGACGAGCCACGCGACGGCCACCCGGCCCGGCAATGCACGGGAAACAGAGCCCGACGGCAGGGACTATTGA
- a CDS encoding FkbM family methyltransferase, translated as MAGTSAEVRPIVATCKGIEVPEAPHFGPGMIRSMGEGRYEGKEIQTGLAVIPEGARILEMGAGSGIVGAVLAKNCKAEKVVAIEANPELIEHIRHLYTHNGLDRVMSVRHGVVFTAPEPPATVEFFLRGNFLGSGLKVVKNPERARPVTVPVLPYGALKAEFPHDVIVMDIEGAELDFLRHADLTGVNTIILEVHRDIYGREGMREIRRLFADAGFALDEEHSKVGVHAYRRAG; from the coding sequence ATGGCCGGGACGAGTGCAGAAGTCCGCCCCATCGTCGCGACGTGCAAGGGCATCGAGGTGCCCGAGGCGCCGCATTTCGGCCCCGGCATGATCCGGTCGATGGGCGAGGGGCGCTACGAGGGAAAGGAGATCCAGACCGGTCTCGCCGTCATCCCCGAGGGCGCCCGCATCCTCGAGATGGGGGCGGGCTCGGGCATCGTGGGCGCCGTTCTCGCGAAGAACTGCAAGGCCGAGAAAGTCGTCGCGATCGAGGCCAATCCAGAGCTCATCGAGCATATCCGCCATCTTTACACGCATAACGGGCTCGACCGGGTCATGTCGGTTCGCCACGGCGTCGTCTTCACCGCGCCCGAGCCGCCTGCGACGGTCGAGTTCTTCCTGCGCGGAAATTTCCTTGGCTCCGGGTTGAAGGTCGTCAAGAACCCAGAACGCGCACGGCCGGTGACGGTGCCCGTCCTCCCCTACGGCGCGCTCAAGGCAGAGTTTCCCCATGACGTGATCGTCATGGACATCGAGGGGGCAGAGCTCGACTTCCTCAGGCATGCCGATCTGACCGGCGTGAACACGATTATTCTCGAGGTCCATCGCGATATCTACGGGCGCGAGGGGATGCGTGAGATCCGCCGGCTGTTCGCAGACGCTGGGTTCGCACTCGACGAAGAACACAGCAAGGTCGGCGTGCACGCCTATCGGCGCGCCGGATAG
- a CDS encoding glycosyltransferase family 61 protein, whose translation MAAGKKAGRAPIPVPPVVASAAAAVGRDAFLLQSELVDAYFVRRSPVLFVTFDNLASVGEYDPPQPWLQIRAADCGFSILGLIAKRKDWYRNEDAPRLLTELAAAGLFQRFERIVFTGTSMGGYAALTLSRIVPGVEVLAFSPQSTLSRKIAPFEKRYRYAHRKWDWESPAYLDAAEAVERAGRVWLFYDPFVPEDKAHAARLDGPNVRHLRCRHFGHRAIRMLKSCGVLDDIFRDIGEGRFDERAFFSALRTRRDVHSWRKALVGELTARGHPQLALRACDWIEAKTGSARYIRRVREDLAPEPQMQDAASPAPEQPPVIREITIDEGDPQDPFSGRIMHLRNALAVPERGHDAKLASGVLLSDGSYCDLSRAWIRARKAMPEPTLTPGEPIADLAGRHLYAGHMRGHFGHFLVESTARLWALGWLEGEMDGIVYLPYRGPVGPANRAIGAYRFFFDQLGIELPIRAVDGATRVEELYVPELGFGWLERYAGSPAYRAFMRSRLGQGVEAEGSEKLYVSRARLPSQRGGVLGETVIEENLARAGYEIFHPEKHDLRTQLARYKAARQIVALDGSALHLAAYVMDESRRVGMILRRSNANAADYMLQFQTFCGFTPDVMNVIRREWASGESTRIDFRSVGELDFTRLFKELTRLGYVDRDFRPDLPEQAEVDAWLKDFAERRGDEFATVGDAEED comes from the coding sequence ATGGCGGCCGGGAAGAAAGCCGGGCGAGCGCCAATCCCCGTGCCGCCCGTCGTTGCGTCGGCCGCAGCGGCGGTGGGGCGTGACGCCTTCCTTCTGCAGAGCGAACTGGTCGACGCCTATTTCGTCCGCCGGTCGCCCGTGCTCTTCGTGACGTTCGACAACCTCGCTTCGGTCGGCGAATACGACCCGCCGCAACCCTGGCTCCAGATCCGTGCGGCGGATTGCGGTTTCTCGATCCTGGGGCTGATCGCGAAGCGCAAGGACTGGTATCGCAACGAAGACGCGCCGCGGTTGTTGACGGAACTCGCCGCGGCCGGGCTGTTTCAAAGGTTCGAGCGTATTGTCTTCACTGGCACTTCGATGGGCGGTTACGCCGCGCTGACGCTGTCGCGCATCGTGCCGGGGGTCGAGGTGCTGGCCTTCAGCCCGCAATCGACGCTGTCGCGCAAGATCGCGCCGTTCGAAAAGCGCTACCGCTACGCACACCGCAAGTGGGACTGGGAGAGCCCGGCTTACCTCGACGCCGCCGAGGCGGTGGAGCGGGCAGGGCGCGTCTGGCTCTTCTACGATCCGTTCGTTCCTGAGGACAAGGCGCATGCGGCCAGACTCGACGGGCCGAACGTGCGGCACCTCCGGTGCCGCCATTTCGGCCACCGGGCGATCCGCATGCTGAAAAGCTGCGGAGTGCTTGACGACATCTTCCGCGACATTGGCGAGGGCCGATTTGACGAAAGGGCGTTCTTCTCTGCGCTGCGCACCCGCCGCGACGTGCATTCCTGGCGCAAGGCGCTGGTCGGCGAGCTGACCGCGCGGGGCCATCCGCAGCTTGCGCTCAGGGCTTGCGACTGGATCGAGGCGAAGACCGGATCCGCGCGCTATATCCGCCGGGTCCGAGAGGACCTCGCGCCGGAGCCGCAGATGCAAGATGCAGCCTCCCCGGCGCCCGAGCAGCCACCTGTCATCCGCGAGATCACGATCGACGAGGGCGACCCGCAGGACCCTTTTTCGGGCCGCATCATGCACCTTCGCAACGCGCTCGCCGTGCCGGAGCGGGGCCACGACGCCAAGCTCGCCTCTGGGGTGCTCCTGTCCGACGGGAGCTACTGCGATTTGTCGCGCGCCTGGATCCGGGCGCGCAAGGCGATGCCCGAGCCGACGCTTACGCCGGGCGAACCGATCGCGGACCTGGCCGGTCGTCACCTCTATGCTGGCCACATGCGGGGGCATTTCGGCCATTTCCTCGTAGAATCGACGGCGCGGCTCTGGGCGCTCGGATGGCTGGAGGGGGAAATGGACGGCATCGTCTATCTGCCCTATCGCGGTCCGGTCGGGCCGGCAAACCGCGCCATCGGGGCCTATCGCTTCTTCTTCGACCAACTGGGTATCGAGCTGCCGATCCGCGCAGTCGACGGCGCGACGCGAGTGGAAGAGCTCTACGTGCCCGAGCTCGGTTTTGGCTGGCTCGAACGCTACGCGGGCTCGCCCGCTTACCGCGCCTTCATGCGGTCGCGGCTGGGGCAGGGGGTGGAAGCGGAAGGGTCGGAAAAGCTCTACGTGTCGCGTGCGAGGCTGCCCTCGCAGCGCGGCGGTGTGCTGGGCGAGACCGTGATCGAGGAAAACCTTGCCCGGGCCGGTTACGAGATTTTCCATCCCGAGAAGCACGACCTGCGCACGCAGCTCGCCCGCTACAAGGCCGCCCGCCAGATCGTGGCGCTCGACGGCTCGGCGCTGCATCTGGCGGCTTACGTGATGGATGAGAGCCGCCGGGTGGGCATGATCCTGCGCCGGTCGAACGCCAACGCGGCCGACTATATGCTTCAATTCCAGACATTTTGCGGCTTCACCCCTGACGTGATGAACGTGATCCGCCGCGAGTGGGCTTCGGGCGAGTCGACGCGGATCGATTTCCGCTCGGTCGGGGAGCTCGATTTCACCCGCCTTTTCAAGGAACTGACTCGGCTCGGCTATGTCGACCGGGACTTCCGCCCTGATCTGCCGGAGCAAGCCGAAGTGGACGCCTGGCTGAAGGACTTCGCCGAGCGCCGAGGTGACGAGTTCGCAACCGTCGGCGATGCCGAGGAGGACTAG
- a CDS encoding glycosyltransferase family 2 protein, whose translation MTRATRIDLAKHISPLGRITAVSMMKDEAPYLIEWFAHHLAVGFTDILVYTNDCSDGTDDMLIRLEELGLGHHRRNVIPEGVKPQPSAIKHAQVEPVVMESDWVLLFDADEFLCINYGDGRLDSMISAAGEANGIVITWRIFGSGGVQDWSRAPVTEQYLHAAPPLWNKGWGVKTLFKFDPEIWKLGIHRPTMKSKVLKTDYPASVHWLNGSGLPMEDYFKFRGWRSIRRTLGYDWAQMNHYAVKSIDAYAVRKLRGNVNLKRDKYNADYWALQDRNEVKDTNILRYSADRARIAAELLKDPVLNRLHHEALDRVEARLEEYKQTDAYQELKASLIEASEVPLTKISAKPPKARDPAKIAALMSEVEKKSAARPKSERRSAPVEGFGSAADETYLPARIDRTTDIAFEWVENHGVSLPADPRVFGPAALAEIAAGKFDRRNARYRRHLVGKRDRLLEVGAGISFLPVLSAMTHPGLVALSQEERAELARVGREVAVRNGLDDTSRLKVTDGPLFFAGDDGETADGLAALMRDFNPTVLVANDPRLSPEIIVAALTPRLRRIILTARMLGPGAFPGALAEAGFAAVEAGAKSGAMVLDRAKDG comes from the coding sequence ATGACGCGGGCCACCCGGATCGATCTCGCCAAGCACATAAGCCCGCTCGGCCGCATCACCGCCGTGTCGATGATGAAGGATGAGGCGCCCTACCTGATCGAGTGGTTCGCCCATCACCTCGCCGTCGGCTTCACTGACATCCTCGTCTACACGAACGATTGCAGCGACGGCACCGACGACATGCTGATCCGGCTCGAAGAGCTGGGCCTTGGTCATCACCGGCGGAACGTCATTCCCGAAGGCGTGAAACCCCAGCCCTCGGCGATCAAGCATGCGCAGGTCGAGCCCGTCGTGATGGAGTCGGACTGGGTCCTTCTCTTCGACGCTGACGAGTTCCTCTGCATTAACTACGGCGACGGGCGGCTCGACTCGATGATCTCGGCCGCCGGAGAGGCGAACGGTATCGTGATCACCTGGCGCATCTTTGGCTCGGGCGGCGTTCAGGACTGGTCCCGCGCGCCGGTGACCGAGCAATATCTCCATGCCGCCCCGCCCCTCTGGAACAAGGGCTGGGGCGTGAAGACGCTTTTCAAGTTCGATCCCGAGATCTGGAAGCTCGGCATCCACCGCCCAACCATGAAGTCGAAGGTCCTGAAGACCGACTATCCGGCGAGCGTCCACTGGCTGAACGGCTCCGGCCTGCCGATGGAGGACTATTTCAAGTTCCGAGGCTGGCGCTCGATCCGCCGCACGCTCGGCTACGACTGGGCGCAAATGAACCACTACGCGGTCAAGTCAATCGACGCCTACGCGGTCCGCAAGCTGCGCGGCAACGTCAACCTGAAGAGGGACAAGTACAACGCAGACTACTGGGCGCTTCAGGACCGGAACGAGGTGAAGGACACCAACATCCTGCGCTATTCGGCGGACCGCGCGCGGATCGCGGCGGAGCTTCTGAAGGATCCGGTCCTGAACCGGCTGCACCACGAGGCGCTCGACCGCGTCGAGGCGCGGCTGGAGGAATACAAGCAGACTGATGCCTATCAGGAGTTGAAGGCGTCGCTGATCGAGGCTTCGGAGGTCCCTCTCACGAAGATTTCGGCTAAGCCGCCCAAGGCCCGCGATCCGGCGAAGATCGCGGCGCTGATGTCTGAGGTCGAGAAGAAATCCGCAGCGCGCCCGAAATCCGAACGGCGGAGCGCGCCTGTCGAGGGTTTCGGTTCGGCGGCAGACGAGACCTACTTGCCCGCCCGGATCGACCGGACGACAGATATCGCGTTCGAATGGGTGGAGAACCACGGCGTCAGCCTGCCCGCCGACCCACGCGTGTTCGGACCGGCGGCGCTGGCCGAGATCGCTGCGGGCAAGTTCGACCGCCGAAACGCGCGCTACCGTCGGCATCTGGTTGGAAAGCGCGACCGGCTTCTGGAAGTGGGTGCCGGCATCTCGTTCCTGCCCGTCCTTTCGGCCATGACCCATCCTGGCCTCGTCGCGCTTTCGCAGGAGGAACGCGCGGAACTCGCCCGGGTCGGTCGAGAGGTGGCGGTCAGAAACGGGCTCGACGACACCTCGCGACTGAAGGTCACCGATGGTCCGCTGTTCTTTGCCGGTGACGACGGTGAAACGGCAGACGGGCTCGCAGCGCTCATGCGCGACTTCAACCCCACGGTGCTCGTCGCAAACGATCCGCGTCTGAGCCCCGAGATCATCGTCGCCGCACTAACGCCGCGCCTGCGGCGGATCATCCTGACGGCGCGGATGCTCGGACCGGGCGCCTTTCCGGGCGCGCTAGCGGAGGCGGGCTTCGCCGCAGTTGAGGCGGGCGCGAAATCGGGGGCGATGGTGCTCGACCGCGCGAAAGACGGCTAG
- a CDS encoding FkbM family methyltransferase: MAELSVEEELAKLKRRQARNMRHAHAQGLMQGILSMLRPGDVVLDCGANVGAVTGPLAATGADVHSYEPDPWAFGVLSSAFADTPNVTLHNAAVGTSAGAIQLMRADNFDKNPKGASVKSTIVTGGRRIDEAEGSAIEVALVDLPATIRELVRNHGEIAFLKMDIEGAELELLETMLAEDLFAQIRLTVAETHEKKFRDLAPRFAELRRAVAERYPATKVNLDWI, translated from the coding sequence GTGGCTGAACTGAGTGTCGAGGAAGAGCTTGCGAAGCTCAAACGCCGTCAGGCGCGCAACATGCGCCATGCCCATGCGCAGGGACTGATGCAGGGCATCCTGTCGATGCTGCGTCCGGGCGACGTTGTGCTGGATTGCGGCGCCAATGTCGGCGCTGTGACCGGTCCCCTGGCGGCCACAGGCGCCGACGTGCATTCCTACGAGCCCGATCCTTGGGCGTTCGGCGTGCTGTCCTCGGCCTTTGCCGATACGCCAAATGTCACACTCCACAACGCCGCTGTAGGTACGAGCGCGGGCGCGATCCAGCTCATGCGCGCGGATAATTTTGATAAGAACCCGAAGGGCGCGTCGGTAAAAAGCACGATCGTGACCGGTGGCCGGCGGATCGACGAAGCCGAAGGCAGCGCGATTGAGGTCGCTCTGGTCGATTTGCCTGCGACGATTCGCGAACTCGTGCGGAACCACGGCGAGATCGCCTTTCTGAAGATGGATATCGAAGGTGCGGAACTGGAGCTTCTGGAGACGATGCTGGCAGAGGATCTGTTCGCTCAAATCCGGCTGACCGTCGCCGAGACCCACGAGAAGAAGTTCCGCGACCTCGCGCCGCGTTTCGCGGAACTGCGCCGCGCCGTCGCCGAACGCTACCCGGCGACGAAGGTCAACCTGGACTGGATTTGA